In Lolium rigidum isolate FL_2022 chromosome 7, APGP_CSIRO_Lrig_0.1, whole genome shotgun sequence, the DNA window gcatcagcaaaagaagaaccgtgataacggcggtAACAACAACAAACGGAAGAACCCCTCTgacgaccagaagagtggcggatccgacatggttgccatgacgttccaacgcggaggtcaaggaggcagaAGAGGCCGTGGACGTGGTGGCAGAGCCGCCCGGGGCCAACAGCGCGCTGACGAAGTCACCGTTGCCGAAACCCGCGCTCCCCACACGTACGAAGAGTAAAGGGATATGCCGTATTTACCTCATATAGATCCGGCTACCGGCAAATCCTcccacaccaatcgcaactggaagtgggtcaacgatctcaaaactggatctgaagctgtgctcccctccgacatcatccacgattcaccgcgagtttcggcctacaatgaagaaactgctgacgaggctcgacaactatctgtggacctgatcgaataagctcggaacctagccgatcaacgttccaccatttaccagcagaagctccgacgctaccatagtcgtcgagttcggaaccgctcgtttatggcaggtgacttggtcctccgacttggtgaaagatcataagttgcaatctccatgggaaggacctttcatcatcagcaaagtgcttcacaacggatcttactacatcgttgatttcCGGGAGTTAAATGATAGACCTAccaattggtaccggaaacgcaaacgggaggatccggatgacatatacgatgaaacatatcctccctggaatatagcacaactacgtcctttccacacttagcaatctCCGCATTACATAtcttgtaatatctatgatacgtgatcaatgaaataaagcatatggttcactctttgagtcttttacctcctttaatttttcatttttggatcgtgtatgttttccgactaaaaccgcagagctggatgtttccgcctaggcgtgtattaaagttgtgattttcaaaatcttcctttaggacgtaagcttaagttttctggtggatgagttttttgttgcgaacttatggattcTTGGTAACGACTTCcgacaccttggctgggggcttgtttccgcggttattgacggatcaccattgggcttcgtcgccgcaggcgagcgtttccggctaaaggtctttcgGCTTGCAGAAGGTCAaataagcaagccggaaaacttagaaactagcactttctttttcaacaaacgaaacatgcatatataatattgaacggatagcaggataagttttttccgcccatgcaattgtttcgtcctagctacttaagaatgtttaagttatatattacaaaccctcgatggggccaaaatgatgcattgtttttccgctGGAATAAGTCTtctacttctccttagccggagaagagcgagcttcatctttagtttgtGCTTGTTTATCCTACGCTTCTTTGGCCGGAGAAGAGACAacaccttcatcatcatcatccttaaCTTCTTCTGTCGGAGAAGCGGCGCCACCCTTGGATTTGTCCTTGGaactggtccaggtaaactggcCTTCATCGCCGCATCCAACAGGACGTGCCTCCGCTTCTCGCTCCTTGTCATATTCTGCTTCAAGGGCTTCGTCAGCAGGAAGTACCACCTTGTCGTAAAATTCGTCACGGCGAAGGCGGCGCACAATCCGGGTATCATAACCACTGCATGCATCTAATAATGCATCTACATTTGCATCCGGAGGAACTCTGGCAGTGGTAATATCAATGTCCAGATCCGGAGTGCGCACTAAGCACATGGCCAAAGACATCTGGGCAGCGCCCCTGGTAGACGAGGCCTGAAGATCCACGACCAATTCCGGGAGAGTGTCCATTCTTTTGATAAGATCCTGGACATCGCAGGTCCTGCTCTCCTTAATTGCCAAGTTGTGGCAGATTTTCCGGCAAGCGGAGATTAGATCTTTGCAATCGTCCCCGGCGAGCTGGATCAGATCATCGCGCGGAAACTGGTTGCAGCGGTCTTCGTCGTACCCAAGCGGCTCTACACAAAATGGTCGGAGCTGAGCATCAGTTTGAGTTCAGGGGATTAGTTTGACTTTGGAGTTCTGGATACTTACCCATGACATCTGTGTTGAGAAGGTCCCAACATCTCTCCACTGTATTCATGTAGTTCTGGAGCCCATGGACTTCATTTTGAAGTTTCTTCAGTGTGTCGCTGTCAACCTTCCGATTGGTCACAAAATCAGCCTCTTTTTTGAGGAATTCAGAATTCTTTTCCGCCAGCTGCTTCTCTGCAGATTCCCGCTTCTGATCCGCCTCCATGAGCTTTGTTTCTAAATCCTTATGAGAGGAGCGCATGCTCTCAAGTTCAGAGGAAGCAGTGGCAAGGGAGGAAGATGCACCTATTAAAGTTAAGTTAAAATCAATTCAACAGTCGGAAATTTGGACTAATGGTAAGCTTGGCCGGAGACATACCTTGGGCTTCCGCCAGCTGCTTTTCCAGATCCGCATTGTTTCCTTTGCATGCTTGGATATCATCCGTCTGGCTCAAGGTGACGCGGCGCTGCAGGGAGATGTTCTTGTACAGTTCATAATGCAGCGCCTGTTGTTCCTGTAAAAGACAGAGCATGGATAAGTTTCCGGATGCATATAAGTTTTATGTGTAGGCTCTTTCGAAGCATCATTGCTGGAAAAATTCCGCCATGACGCTTGGGGGATACCACGACACTTAAAAAATTTCAGTTCGGTTTACTCAAAGTATCAAGGTGCTAACTATTGCTAGTTTCCGCCTAGATACTTGGCGGCGATTGGGAATATTGGTTTACCTTGCGCTTGACGAGAAGCTGGTCGAAAAAGTCACTGATTTCCTTCTTGTGGAGTTGAATCTCAGAAGAATCAACATCAGCTTTGCCCCATGCGTTGCTCAGCATGGAGTTCAGCAGGTCTTGCTCAAGATCCCACTTTTCCTACTACGTCAGCTTGTGGAAGAACTTATGTGAATAAGCCTTCGGAGTGGAGTACAAGTTCGATGGATCACCGAAATTGGCCGGAAAACCGACGACATCCTTAGCCGAAGCTTCAGCCTTGTCATTGAAGGTCACTTCCGCCTCTTCCGGGATCTTGTCTTGAGGCTCCTCCGGAGCAGCTCGCTTCGTAGCGGAGCAGCTTCCGCCTCCCTTTTCGCTGCTCACTGGAATAATCTCCGGTTGAGCTTGGGCAGCTGGGTCGGGGGAGGGCTGGGCCTCAGGCAGAGTTGAGTGGGAAGCTGGGTTGGAGGTACTTGGTGGTGTCGGGGTAATTGGGCCCACGGCCGGAGACGTCTGGGTGTCAACCCGTGAAGCCGGGACTTTTTGGCTCCTGTAACAAGCAAAGGAAAGACATAAGTAACAAACTTACGCAGTTAAAGTGAGATGTGTTCCCGGATACTTACGTGGCTCCAGGGATCAGCGGGCGCGACCCTTTCCCTGCTGTGGATAGCAGTTTGAGGCACtcacgctccgccttcttggagtcgAGGCATGGGGGTGGCTTGTTCTTGGCCTTTTTGGCAGAGGCCTCACCGCTGGCTCCTGCTTCGGAGCCGGaaaccttggcgcggggacgcttggcGGTTCGGGAAGCAGCTTTCTTGGGagcttgctcctcctcctcgtcgtcatcctccggatcctcctccaccCCTTCGGCGCTAGGAGGTACTCGGATCACATTCCTAAAgttctcctccgccaaagtattgaGCTGAAGAGGAAAATATGGAGAAGTTAAAACACTTCAAGAATGAGAAGTTAAAATGACTGAAGTACGAATACGTACCGGAGGACACTTGTTGTCGGTGATGATATCTTTGCAAATCTCCGGGACCTCCTGGCCCCGGGGAATCTTCACAAGCGTCCGGATCCTCTTGTTCAGAGAACCCGTCGGCAGGTTGTCGCGGTGACTCGGAGCTGGTCCTCAACCCCGGAGTATTCGCAGAGCAGCCGCTTATTGTACTTGAGCGGCTGGATCCGGCGAGTGAACCAACTAAGGGTTAAATCCATTCCGGTTAAACCGTCATGGACTAACCAAGAAATCCTCAGCGCAGTTTTGTCAAGTTCCGGGAATTGGGCGAgggcggggatgaagctccagctggcCAGCTCCTCCGGGGGCTTGTTGATGAACTTTGGAAGACCCTCGTGGACGTCCGGAACCTtgatgttcttcacatagaaccatccggcattccagtaccggacggactcgtgcGACGAGTGGGGCGGATATCCCTGTGAGGGCGGAGCATAAATGTCATGCTTCTGCAGTTCACCATCATCTTATCTTTGGTCCCCTTCTTGatgcggaagaaaaactgccaaaGACGAATGTCGGGGCGGATTTAGATGCCCTACGTAGAGCGTCACGAAGTTGGAGAGAAGAAGATAGGAGTTGGGGCATATGTTGTGAGGCTGGAGGGCGTATGTgtcgaggatggagaggaaattTTTTGGAACAGGGAAGTGACAGGCCAcgctccacccaagccttggcGAAGACGCGTTCGTCGGGATCCGGCTTGGGGGTGATGGAATCCTTCATAAAACTCCAAACCGGAGCAAGCATGCCCTCCTTCTGGAAAGCTCTGAGCTCCGAGTCTGTTACTTCACATGGCCACCACTGACCCTTTTCGCCTTCGCGGTTCCGGGCCTTCGATCCTTTCTTTTGTTCTGCTTCTAGTACCTTGGCAGCCATCTGCGCTTGTCCTTCTAGCTCTTCTCGGATCTCTTCAACTGTTGGGATCCGACCTAAGATgttgctggaagaggcggaggacGGTTTAGCTAGTCTGGTATCGGAAATGTGGGGCGGAAGCAAAGCTAATGGTTCAGGGAAACTTGGATCCGATGAGTTTGGGTatgggctactcggagaactaccggtGCATTTAGGTGAATTAGTGGACATGTTTCCGGCTGCATGCATATGGtgaaatggtttgagtagccGGAACTAAACTAGCTAGCTAGGTCGTCTTCTACGGGTCCGGTGGACTTACCGGCAATGGCGTGGCGGTTCCCCGTGGCGTCGGCAAGGTCGAGGTCGTCGGACTTGGCACGCAGAGCTCTGGCTGACCACGAATCAGCGGCAGACGAAGTTTCCCGATCAACCGTGCGTAGCTCGGGTCGAGGGCGGCCTGGGAGCGGTGGTGGATGAAGTTTCCCAGGGAGAAGTTCGCCGGAGATGAGATTTGTCGGGTGGCGCTGGCACGAggtaggggatgaagtggcgaatgcGGTGAAAAAATGAAACTTACCGAATGCGAGGAGTATTTATAGACTCCACGCGGAGATTCGTgagccggatccaacggtgggaacggaacggtcgcaccgttggatgaccgccacgtgtcttaggtcaaagcaGTGAAATCGACGTAGTGGTAACCTAACTGCGCACTACCGAAATTTCCGTCTGAAGATTCGcttctccgaaaatttagcgcaggcaaaaaggaagttgtgcgcgatgAGGGCGAAAAATCTGTAAGTTACCGTTACAGAATAATGAATGATTTCCGGTTGATTGAAGTCGGAAACAAGtaagttttggaagctcttcaagattctcttctgaTCCGGACAAAGCTAGacagaggaatgatgaatctcagaGAACTTCGGGAgctactattgtgggtatactttatgggtatatcaacgacatggtcttgatccggcaagcccgggtggcccacatgtggtgatggtggcatatggcccatcgggcggcccagctgctgttgatagaagatgaaagaagtccagcccaggaacaggagccggatctcaaccgacctatgcgggagtcggatccgtgaaggtgATCCACTACGGCGAGAagggaaaggtggatccttgacgtgcacggcaatgtaatattccgtagttaggcatcttttaTTCCGGgtgggactctccgtgtaaaccctagatccgagtgcctttataagccggatcctgggagccctagaggcacaatcacaactcattgtaacaacgcgaaagcgcccagataattccagacaagcagcagtaggccctgtcctcgagcaagtgttccgaagctgggtaaatcgcgtaccaccgtcccgaggactctccgccctatgacccctacttcttctccccctcgtgaggatccctcctccgaggcaccatcGAATAGGAAACAACAATTACAATTAATTTAACGTATGAACCAGATAAGTTTGTTTGGAAGCTTACTAATACGGGTATTTTTTCAGTCAAGTTTATGTACCTTGATTGGATGAATGGGCACACTATTTACCTTCGTAGGTATCTATGGAAGTTAAAGGTCCCcttgaaaatttaaaaaattatgtggttccttagcaaTAAGGTGCTTctaactaaggataatttagctaaacgaaAGTGGAAGGGATGTCAAATTTGTTGTTTTTGTTATTTCACGGAAaccgttaatcatttgtttattgATTGCCCTTTTGTGAAGATAATATGGCGTATGATGTACCTTACATATAACATTCTTCCACCATCAAATATTCTAATAGTATATGGCTTAATGGTGTGAGGAAGGATGATAAATAGAAAAATTGGATTGGAGTTTCAGCTatttgttgggctatttggaggagtagaaatgatattatctttaacaaataaagtggaactaattttttgcagattatccggcgagctgctcattCAATTCAGCAATGGGTTTTCTTCTCCCGTTAGATCAGCGGGATaatatggttattggatgcaactGAATGCGTGGTTGCTTAGGACtttttttccaggctactgggtgacggcatcttaatagaataacaaatgcatagcttttctgtttgccgtattttcatttggttgattcatgtatcgatcttagcTTTTCCGTGATTGTAATATGTGATGATGGATTCTTTTTGAATTGATACTTTAAtattaataaagcaagccgtgtgcatctattgatgcagatgctggggctatgctccttaaTCGAAAAAAGTCCTCTCCACCGCATATGGACGACCTCCAGGCCTGGGTACCTACACTGCCACCCGCGGGCAAACCACTTGGGGAGACACCGGTACTGTCAGGAGTTGTTGTAACTCACCATCTCCACCCACCAGAACTTCGCAACCAACCGTCTCGCCCCCACCGCACGCATGAAAGAGCTCATGAGCTTCAAGCGCAAACCACCTCGATGGTATATCACCAAACTGGCACAAAGGCCCAACCCTAGATCTACAACTAGTATGTACACGAAAGATCCCGCCTCCCCTCTCCCGGCCAAAAAGAGGAAGGgaattttaacttttttttttgggaaTGTGTAGTTTCATTTTTTTCTTCCACAAAACCTATATTTTTGGAGTTTATTTATGGAAATAACGAGTATAAAATCCATGTGAAGCTCAAATATTTCAAGATTTATATTCTCAGTCAGTTAACTTTTTGCCCATCAACCTTGTGCAGTTGTACCCCGGAGAGAGCACGGAGCCTACTCCTTCCTCGACGGTGAACTCCTTCGCGGTGCACAAAGTGTGCCACTCCACTCGGTACTCACCACTCAGCAGTGACACTGACACTGACATCTCTCTCCAACATTCCGTAGACCGACTGATTAGCGCGGTGCGCGGCGCGTgatcccctttcttcctcctaaAAATATGCAACCGCGATCTCCTTTCTTCCTCCTGTAAAAAACAAATTTACTCCTCCGGCGCCGACACAATGACAGCTTAGCACGACAGTGCCACTCCACCGCATtcacctcctctctctctctctctctttccctcCCCCACGCCAACCCAAAACATCTCACCCACCTCCCGCAGGCCGCAGCCTCACTCCAAATCTCGCTCCCAGATCCAGCCTGccatgtcgtcctccgaccaggacGACGACCACCACCACGCCGACGAGGACTCCCCCCTCTTCCGCGACtccggccgccgcccctcctcctcctcctccgcggtcGGGGAGGTGCCCGTCTCGCAGTCCTTCATCAAGGCGGCCAGCAacgtctgcttctccttcttcgtgctcgccgtcctcgtcgtcaccgtcgtcgccgtCACCTACCAGCCGCCCGACCCCTGGCTGCAgtcctccgctgccatcaccaccTCCCTCTCCCGCGTCCTCCCCAACTCCACCTTCCTCCACCCCGACGACTCGCTCCTCCCCACCGGCGAGGACTTcccctcctccccctccgccgccccctccgccgccgccgcagcgcaGCGGGACGCCGCCGACGACCagcccacctccgccgccgccacctccccggCCACCTGCGACCCGGACGCGCCGCTCAACTGCTCCGACCCGCGAGTCCTCGCCGCCGTCAGGGCCTTCAACGCCAAGGCATTCTTCCGCAAGTCCATCGTCTTCCTCAGCTACGAGGCGCCCGTCCCAGGCCCCACCCCCACCCAATGCGACGTCGCCTGGCGCTTCCGCAACCGCCGCGAGAAGTCCTGGCGCCGGTACCGGGACTACCGCCGCTTCGACCTCGCCCCCGGCGAAGGCTGCGCGCTCGACATCACGAGCGTCGGCAAGTTCCGGTCgggcaagaacgccgcccgcccgCCAACGCGCCGCAACAAGAAACCGCGTCTCGCGGCAGCCCCACCGGCGGTGGACGCGGAGATCAACGACACCATCCCCATCGTCGGGTCCGCGGCGGAGTTCCGCAAGGGGAAGTACCTCTACTACATGCGAGGCGGGGACCACTGCAAGAGCATGAACCAGTTCATCTGGAGCTTCCTCTGCGGCCTGGGAGAGGCCAAGTACCTGAACCGGACGTTCGTGATGGACCTCACCATGTGCCTCTCCGGGGCGCACACCGAGGACGGCAAGGACGTCAACGGCAAGGATTTCAGGTTCTACTTCGATTTCGAGCACCTCAAGGAGTCGGTGCCGCTGGTGGAGGAAGGGGACTTCCTCAAGGACTGGCACCgctgggacaagaagaagaaggggccgGGCCGGATGACCGTGCGCAAGGTGCCCACCTACAAAGTCACCCCGATGCAGCTCAAGAAGGACAGGAGCAGCATCATCTGGAGGCAGTTCGAGGGGAAGGAGCCCGAGAACTACTGGTACAGGGTCTGCGAGGGCCGGGCTGCCAAGGTCATCCAGAGGCCCTGGTACGCCATTTGGAAGTCCAAGAGGCTGATGAACATCGTGACCGAGATCGCCGGCAGGATGGACTGGGATTACGATGGCTTGCATGTCGTCCGGGGCTGGAAGGCGCAGAACAAGAAGATGTATCCCAACTTGGATGCCGACACGTCGCCTGATGCGATCGTAGGCAAGGTCACCAAGCTTATCAAGGAGTGGCGCAACCTCTACATTGCGACCAACGAGCCCTTCTATTACTACTTCGATAAGCTCAGGTCGCACTACCATGTGCACCTGCTTGATGATTACAAGGAGCTTTGGTCGAATACCAGTGAATGGTACAACGAGACGACGACGATCActggtgggaagccggtgccgttcGATGCGTACATGAAGGTGATTGTGGACACTGAGGTGTTCTATAGATCAAAAGCAAAGGTGGAAACATTCAACAACCTGACCAGGGATTGCAAAGATGGAATCAACACGTGCAACTTGTGACATACAAGTTTCCCATGGCGTGGTAACTTTTGGTGTCCATATACTCTCTGCCACTGGCCGGCGCAATGGAATTCATGGGAACTCCATCCTGGGTTTGTCATTAGGCATGCCATCTTGATACTACTTGTCATGGCATGCTCAATTGGTTACACACGTTCTTCTAAATTATGTGTCTTCCATATAATTTATTGTGCCCAAGCCTCAAGGATCCAAATAGTTACTTCTTAGTGGCCCTTTTGCGGTACCTCTACTTAGTGGCCCTTTTCTGTAATTTACTGTGCTCAAACCTCAAAGATCCAAATAGTTACTTCTTAGTAGGCCTTTTGCAGTATCTCTACTTCTTAGTGCCCCATTTCTGTAATTTACTGTTCTCAACCCTCGAAGATCAAAATAGTTACTTCTTAGTAGCCCTTTTGCAGTATCTCTACTTCTTAGTGGCCCATTTCTGTAATTTACTGTTCTCTATCCTCGAAGATCCAAATAGTTACTTCTTAGTAGCCCTTTTGCAGTATCTCTACTTCTTAGTGGCCCTTTTCTGTAATTTACTGTTCTTAATCCTCGAAGATCCAAATAGTTACTTCTTAGTAGCCCTTTTGCAGTATCTCTACTTCTTAGTGGCCCTTTTCTGTAATTTACTGTGCTCAAGCCTCAGTGATCCAAATAGTTACTTCTTAGTACGCCTTTTGCAGTACCTCTACTTAGTGGCCCTTTTGCAGTACCCCTGATCTTTTAAGTCTTCATGAGTTAGCTTGAGGACTTCTCTCCATTTCTTGTCTGTTCACATATGTGTGTTGCTAAATGTTCTTGAGTTAGAAACGAACTTTCAGTAAACTTTCACATCTTACTGTCAGAACAGAGGACACTGGCCATGAGATTAACATGTATGTTGTGTAAATGACCATCATAAGTAGCACTTACCTAATTACCTTGAATAGCCTTCGGGAACTGTAGATTATCAAATTATGTTTTTCTTTGTGTTCATGGTAACATGTTGGAAGCTATGACGAACTAGCAATCTTCTACGACAGAAAATTGCAATTGTCCATTACCCAGTGTTAAGTTATGGAAATTCATGCAACATAGACTACAGGAGATCAGGTCAAAATAGTCCGAACAGATTGATGTATGGTGCATACTATTGGATGGAGATTGGTGCCTATTTTAGTTTCTATAATTGTTTTAGGTCCTTCCAAGTATCTGTCTCATTACGTTTTCTTGGTTAAACATTGTTGTCAGTATATCATATCAGATTTCACGAAGAAAAGCTGTCAATTATTGTCATGAAGTAAAGCCCTCTAGCCAGTAGTCCAAACCTGGCCCTCAAGAATGATGGTAGGTGGCAGTGGCACAAGCCCTTCAGAATTGGTAGTTACACTAATAGTTTGGTCAGTTgtcgttttcagtgttgttgccTCTTTGAGTGGCTGCCCTGTAAGGAATGTTTCATTTGGTTGTTCTTAAAAAGACCACTAAATTATCTCCACTgaccattttttgttttgttttgtgttgttttgttttgtttcttattGGACATGCTGGCTGATCTTTCTGAGCTTGGTGAATATGTGTTTAGTTCAAACTTTACCGCTATTCTATTATCCAAATTCCTGAACATTACATTATTGGAAATTTAGGTGGCAGTTCTGCAGAATCATAAAAGAAAGCATAGCAGATTTTGGATACAAGAGGTGAACATTTCTCATATCTGAAGTCATCATAAAATTGTTAAAATGCACTTAAAAGTTTGTGCTCTtacccgttcaaaaaaaaaatgtcaatTGAGACCCAACTTTTCTATTTTCCATCCAAAATCTGAAACCAAGTAGTTGACGGTTCTAGTGTGTGTTCCTGATTCATTTTCACTCACATGTCATCTTATTCGCTTAGAAAGCGAACATTTAGTTTCGTCAGCATTTCAAT includes these proteins:
- the LOC124678341 gene encoding uncharacterized protein LOC124678341 yields the protein MSSSDQDDDHHHADEDSPLFRDSGRRPSSSSSAVGEVPVSQSFIKAASNVCFSFFVLAVLVVTVVAVTYQPPDPWLQSSAAITTSLSRVLPNSTFLHPDDSLLPTGEDFPSSPSAAPSAAAAAQRDAADDQPTSAAATSPATCDPDAPLNCSDPRVLAAVRAFNAKAFFRKSIVFLSYEAPVPGPTPTQCDVAWRFRNRREKSWRRYRDYRRFDLAPGEGCALDITSVGKFRSGKNAARPPTRRNKKPRLAAAPPAVDAEINDTIPIVGSAAEFRKGKYLYYMRGGDHCKSMNQFIWSFLCGLGEAKYLNRTFVMDLTMCLSGAHTEDGKDVNGKDFRFYFDFEHLKESVPLVEEGDFLKDWHRWDKKKKGPGRMTVRKVPTYKVTPMQLKKDRSSIIWRQFEGKEPENYWYRVCEGRAAKVIQRPWYAIWKSKRLMNIVTEIAGRMDWDYDGLHVVRGWKAQNKKMYPNLDADTSPDAIVGKVTKLIKEWRNLYIATNEPFYYYFDKLRSHYHVHLLDDYKELWSNTSEWYNETTTITGGKPVPFDAYMKVIVDTEVFYRSKAKVETFNNLTRDCKDGINTCNL